One Oryza glaberrima chromosome 11, OglaRS2, whole genome shotgun sequence genomic region harbors:
- the LOC127753636 gene encoding antimicrobial peptides-like — translation MGVKWKGGGALLLLAAGLLLVAVAAAAEEGRRDPKEELRWCKKQCRWEAGQDQRQLRECEEQCRQRQQEEEDDDENTHGGGGKECRRECRGYRDEPWRKQECMRQCEWRRHEQHHHGGGGGGGGHGGSRPDCREQCEHQQDWWEKQRCLMDCRHRRQEVDADDDNHHGRDPCYKQCRHHHDQWKKQQCMEECRYHQRQQDAAVDVDEEDDNHGGDRCRKQCQHHHDQWKKQQCIQDCRYHHRQEDDVVEEEDGHGDQQCRKQCQHHHDQWKKQQCMQDCRQRRRQEEEEAAVDEEEDHNYGGEREQHCRKRCQHHHDQWKRQQCMQDCRYRRQEEDDVVDDDNHHGGGGGHGGDHCRRQCQHHREWHERQRCMRDCHERRHGWATVAAEAILQAV, via the coding sequence ATGGGTGTGAAGTGGAAAGGTGGTGGCGCGCtcctcctgctcgccgccgggctgctcctggtggccgtggcggcggcggcggaggagggccgGCGGGACCCGAAGGAGGAGCTCCGGTGGTGCAAGAAGCAGTGCCGGTGGGAGGCCGGGCAGGACCAGCGGCAGCTGAGGGAGTGCGAGGAGCAGTGTCGCCAgcggcagcaggaggaggaggacgacgacgagaacacgcacggcggcggcggcaaggagtGCCGCCGCGAGTGCCGTGGCTACCGCGACGAGCCGTGGCGGAAGCAGGAGTGCATGAGGCAGTGCGAGTGGCGCCGCCACGAGCagcaccaccacggcggcggcggcggcggcggcggccatggcggatcCAGGCCGGACTGCCGTGAGCAGTGCGAGCACCAGCAGGACTGGTGGGAGAAGCAGCGCTGCCTCATGGACTGCCGCCACCGGCGACAGGaggtcgacgccgacgacgacaaccACCATGGCAGAGACCCCTGCTACAAGCagtgccgccaccaccacgaccAGTGGAAGAAGCAACAATGCATGGAGGAATGCAGATACCACCAGCGCCAACaagacgccgccgtcgacgtcgacgaggaagacgacaaCCACGGCGGCGATCGCTGCCGCAAGCAGTGCCAGCACCACCATGACCAGTGGAAGAAGCAGCAGTGCATCCAAGATTGCAGGTACCATCACCGCCAAGAAGACGACGtcgtcgaggaagaagacggcCATGGCGATCAGCAATGCCGCAAGCAGTGCCAACACCACCATGACCAATGGAAGAAGCAACAATGCATGCAAGACtgcaggcagcggcggcgccaggaggaggaagaggccgccgtcgacgaggaagaagaCCACAACTACGGCGGCGAGAGAGAGCAACACTGCCGCAAGCGATGCCAGCACCACCACGACCAATGGAAGAGGCAGCAATGCATGCAGGACTGCAGGTACAGGCGccaggaggaagacgacgtcgtcgacgatgacaaccaccacggcggcggcggcggccatggcggcgaccaCTGCCGGAGGCAATGCCAGCACCACCGCGAGTGGCACGAGAGGCAGCGGTGCATGCGAGACTGCCACGagcgccgccatggatgggccACGGTGGCCGCCGAAGCCATCCTCCAGGCAGTGTAA